TTTCCCCCCTGTACGAATTATTGAGCGACCGCGTGCCATTTAAATGGACGAAGGAATGCGAAAAAGCGTTCTTAGATGCTAAATGTCAATTCAAAAGTAACAAAGTCCTGGCGCATTTCAATCCGCAACTACCGTTAATTGTAGCTACCGACGCTAGTTCATACGGTGTCGGAGCAATACTCTCGCATAAATACCCAGATGGATCGGAACGGGTTCTGCAATACGCGTCACAAACGTTGTCGAAAACCTAACGTCGATATTCACAAATCGACAAGGAAGCCTACGCAATCAtctttgcaattaaaaaattccaccAATATCTTTACGGGAATCATTTCACTCTGTACACCAACCACCAACCGTTAGTACAAATATTTTCGCCAACTAAAGCACTGCCCGCTTACAGTGCCATGAGAATGCAACATTATGCATTATTCTTACAAgggttttcttttaatattaaatacaaaaatacgAAATTACACAGTAACGCGGACGGTTTATCGCGTTTACCCGTACGAAACGAAACTGATTTCGAGTATGACGTGGTGGATGCTCACGAGTTAAATAGCATAAATACTTTACCGGTTACAGCCGAGGAAATAGTGAAAGAAATAGAAACAGACGATAAATTACACAAAATTAAAGTAGCATTACAAAGCGGGAAGCTGCTATTCGCCCGCGACCGATTCAATGTTAACCAAACAGCGTATAGTTTACAACAAGATATCATTATGGTCAACGATAAGGTGTTTATTCCCGGAAAATTACGAAACAGAATACTACAAGAATTACATTCAGGGCATTTTGGCGTAATTAGAATGAAACATTTAGCTCGAGGAATATGTTGGTGGCCGGGGATAGATCGAGATATAGAAAACGTCACTAAAAATTGCGTACactgtaataataatagaaacaaTCCGGCAAAAGTGGACACACATTGTTGGGAGCCTACGAATACTGTTTTCCATCGTGTACATGTTGATTACGCCGGTCCTTTCTTAAACCATTACTTCTTCGTGCTGGTCGACTCATTTTCAAAGTGGCCAGAGGTTCGAATAGCTAAAAATACATCATCAAGAACTACAATAGAAAAATGTAGGGAAATTTTCAGTACATTCGGTATCCCGCGAATTATGGTGATGGATAATGGTACTAGTTTTCGCTCCCAGGAATTCATGTCTTTCTTGAAAACGAACGGAATTACTCCGAAATTTACGGCACCGtataaagccgggtatccaccagtatcaaacgcccgtatcgtatcaccgttccgaacccttttgaataggcagacgttgcctcgttgcatgcaacggcatgctgcggcgcggacaacatttcttcgtttgttgatataaacggttaggcaataggactgggccactacagacgaggagtttcgttttgctgcgtggcgttccaaaggaacggaggcaacggatccatccgaaaaatttgtcgattctttgctgttgcatcgaaggaaaggttcatgcgttggcacttgacatagcgtttcgtgccgtcacttgggtttcaatttatttgaaatcttgcggtattattggattcatttcaaaagcgatgaaattatttacgaatttaatctaatttaatttagacaaattttatcgtctaaatatatttaaacagatcaattatcttcggtgctacgctgtacataaaagagcaatgttaataatcacctgtgtgattattgaaaaaggacaatgttaattttccagagatttttccgttgccgagtatcgaaagttctattggtctgtggtacggaggcgaaggaacgggccgatccgaaaattgtcggtttcttgtcgttcaaaggattggttcggaaaccacttgaaacgtaaaaacaacatacccaggcgaaggcccgaaatgctatgtcaagtggaaacatgacacttgaggcacgagataatatgatttggaattcgatacatcagtgagataatactaatgcaacgactgaactttgttatttttcatttttttcttaaaaaactgttaccaagatatttgtgacgtttttctgattaaaatgataccaaacacgatatggtttggataattacactaaagaaacagcatgcagcaaatcgaaacttctcgcctataggagtttatttcaagacacgaagaactattgtccgagccgtagcacgccgtggcatgcaacgaggcaacgtctgcctattcaaaagggttcggaacggtgatacgatacgggcgtttgatactggtggatacccggcttaaccCGTCGACAAATGGACAGGCGGAGCGTTTCGTCCAAATGTTAAAAATTGGTATTAAAAAGAACCTAGAACAAAAACAAGCAACAGAAGAAAATATTCACACTGCGTTACAACAATTGTTACTCCATTACCGAACGACTGTACATGCGAATACAAATGTATCCCCAGCGGAAGTAATGTTTTCAAGGAAAATAAGAACGCGTTTAGATTTAGTTTTGTCGGCCAAGCAGCAACCGCGTTCAGATGTAAATACAGATAAGCGAGTGCGTGAGCTTGAGAGGGGAGAGAGAGTGCAGTGTAGGAATTATTTTGGATCAAAGAAATGGTGTTTCGGAGCAGTCAAACAGCGTATACGAAAGCTGAATTACGAAATCGCATTGGACGACGGGCGAACGTGGAGGCGCCACATAAACCAGATACGAAAAATCGGCCGGGGTACGCAAGTTCAAGCCAATGATGACTGGAACTTCGACTACAAACCACCGGAAGATCCGGAAACCGCGCAACCGCAGAGTGAGGAGCAGAACGGTCCTCAAGATCCCCCAGAACAGATGAGGGATACGGGAACGCTAGAACGACACATGCAAAATCGAAGACCGCCCCAGCGATACGGCGACGTTTATGTACATTAGAATTTTTCCTCTCAAGGGGAGGGGGTGTTAGAGTGTCACGCGTTCAAACAGCGCGGGCGTTATGACGTCGCGTCATTTCAATTGTCcacgtttcttttttgttttttgaagAGACCGGAGAATCGAACCAGTCTCGTTCACGTGCACGCACGATGCACATCGCATTCTTTTGTGTAACTACCATTTAATAAAGTAAGCCTGTTTAAGGAACTGTACATATTCAATCCGAGGCACCCGAATCCTTACACCCACCGACGTACACAACAATCTCACaatgagaaacataagaggatcggcatcatactggaaacgatgctgttcggaattaatcgccatggtccgaagtcttggaccgcccacatggtttgctacgttctcttgtaaTGATCTGAattggccagatatgttgaaggCATTACTACTATCCGAAGGTCAATCAACGACCGACCTTGAAAACCTAACGTTTGCAGATCGACTACAATTGGTTCAGAGACACCCGGtagttatcgcaagacaatttacgttacgcgtaaacgcgttaatgcagtaTATAAAAAACTCGCAATGCTTAGGCGGCGTTGTTACCGATTTttggtatagaattgaatttcaaaatcggggaagtccacatttgcacatgcttatttGGTGcgcaaacgtacctgatttccttaccaacgaaggccaaaatgttattgagaaaactgtatcttgttcattattGGACATCGAAAATCACGATATGAACGAtatagttcaaaaagtccaaattcataaacattctcatacatgttacaaagatcgtaataatcgttcttgtcgatttggattccccagaccgataagtgaaagaacgatgtgcttaggcccagatgacacacttgccaACAACGggcgtttctgcgtacttaaaagaaccgcaaatgaagttatggtgaataattacaacccaactcttttaaagctttggaaagcaaacatggatattcaaccatgcggaaatgttacagccgtcgcatattatattgctaaatacgcaagtaaatgcgagccgcaggacacaggaaatattattaaagaagccgttttacgagcgaaaTGCCGAAACGATACCATccgaaatcaattattttcggtatctatggcaattctatctcaacgtatggtcaatgctatagaatgtgcttatcgattatgccatctgcctcttaaaatgagctcgcgaaaagctgtatttataaacagctgtcggcctgagcagagatatagaattctgcgatttgaagaaaatggaacatcatttttcaataacatattcgatcgttacgtaaagaggcCAGACAACCTAGAGAACTTGAGTTTAGccgaatttgctgtccgatatgaaacagtttcaagtaatatatggacagaagaggatggcgacgcagaacttagaactgacgatgaagaaatttcgagatcgaagtttataaaattgaaggacaatacccgaatgcgaataagaaataaaccagctgtactccgccaccgatattataccctgaacagtgatagagaaggatacttctacaacttaatagtgtgtcacattccatttcgggatgaaagtacacttatgtccgaaaacgaatcttcggaacaatgttttcttcgacggcaacacgagttgaaacctatgttgggtaacgcaaccgtcgaacaatttactcacgcagagcaaattattgaagcggcgctcgcccaaGCTGTTGAtttgaatgttgtacatgaagaagaaactaatgaacatttaagagatccagtcggaattcatgccgacgaaacaatatattatgatcaaggtgatttatatgaagatcaacagcaagaaacaattgcaatgccagaagacgtgttccttaatagtattcgaagtcttaatattcaacagaaagacttattaaaatcagtttccgcagtaattgagaaagatattaaaaaaaacgCTGTTGAAAATCcggaacaaatgttgctttttattaccggaggagctggcagtggcaaatcgtttattttaaaattacttgttgaacacgttaaacgctgctataatcctacagttgatatgatgataaaaccatctttcatcgaagtagcttctttgactggcgtcgctgcccgtcaaatattcggaaaaactctgcattccttgttctcgttgcctattgaaaaaggtactgccatgacctatcgacgactgacaggacagaggctcgaacaggagagacgaaagtggcgtcatacaaggtggttgattatcgacgagatatcaatggtatcttatgagaatttgcgaataattcatttaagattgcaagaattcaaaacaaatgataaactatttggtggcgtaaatgtacttctctttggcgatatcatgcagttgcccccagtaaaaggacactggtgttttgtacagccacattggtgtagtgcagaaattaatttatggcatcaattttcattctgcgaactcaccattaatatgcgacaaagagatgacgttgagtttatcgatttattgaataaccttcggtttggggaagtgacaacttctcaactggaaatattatgcgaacgaagaagggttcctctaaccggagagttcgaggatggtgcagcagtaagaatattcccaacgataaaattagtggatgaatataattcaaaaatgactgatgaattagcaaaatcacatcgaatgtacgtCATTGATGCAATAGACGaatcccgtgaggcagctacatatggaaaaaggccaccagaaaatgtcatacctgcaaatgtaaataattgtggcggactgttacatacaataacgttaactgaaggatcgcgaatcatgctgcgacgaaatatatcaatttctgatggtttgataaacggtgcaatgggaatagtgaagaaatttacatggccggcacttcgaagagatcaactagaacaAGGAGAGTTGCCGGACgcggtacttataaaatttgacgacgagtccattggaaatagatttaaaGATATCGACGGTTACAtcccaatatctccagttgtagcaacgtttcaggcgacgaaaggttatggggacgtcgagcgcagaatgttaccacttattctaagttgggcagtaacggtgcataaattacaagggacaacattaaacaaagctgtaattgatcttggcaaaaagaattttgcaaaaggccaaatttacgtcgCTCTTAGTCGTGTCAAAAGTTTAGATGGTTTTGCtctatctgatttagcaccaaacaaagtctTCGTTAAACCGCATGACGaaagagcactcgcagaaatgcaaagattacgacggttacttttgcaaagaaacagtccaaatcagcTTCCAGCGACTGATACGTGAAGAAGGAAGCTAACCCTTCTTTTAGCGACCAACTGATAGAGAAAATGACGaagtctattttttttttcatttcacggaaaatgttgaaaagtcacaatcggtatattccctgtagaataaacgccgaaaaaaatataaatgaagcagtacaatttttttgcaacaaaaattgacagaaatgaaaaaatgaaaaatgcttTCTTAACaagaccaatcgggagacatactttagaagatacaaaaggtttcgttccaattggtccatccgtcagggagtaatcggcgaacaaacatttagaaaaaaaagtcattaggaatgaaaaaatgcaaaatattttttttatgggaccaatagggagttatactctataagacgcgaaaagtttcattctgattggtccatccgcctcggagtaatcggcgaccgtacgccgcatgtacatgaaatagtacgtttttttgcaataaaaagcgttaggagtgaaaaaatgcaaaatatttttttatgggACCAATAGGgggttatactctataagacggaaaaagtttcattccgattggtccatccgtctcgcagtaatcggcgaccgttcgccgcatgtacatgaaatagtacgtttttttgcaataaaaagcgttcggagtgaaaaaatataaaatgtttttttaacgggaccaatcgggagacatactctaccagatgcaaaaggtttcgttccgattggtcaatccgtctcggcgtaatcggtgaacatacataaaaaaaaaaaaaaaaattcctccttttcgaagtcggataaaaataataccaaacacgatatagtttgaatagGTCGaggttatggggcgctgtgaaaaatccaggtgggcgcagtcaaaacttagcgaaaagaGACAaactcaacattcagaatgagggaaggacagcatgactgtagtgcgtctcgcTCAGCGTTtgggcgatgttgcctttttcgcttgccttcgcagcacacttcgagtgacgtaatcaagctgacgcttgattcagactacgattccaaatcggcagcccttctacttagacgccaccctATAACTACTAGccgaactaaatttgtcacgtgacttgctctgtaatatccagataatggcggaactcgtctttgggaatgcttttacgggaatcggttattcgtccttatatgagaaaatcttgagctgaataagggctcattcgaaagaggaaggttcaataaAGGGGGCTCAACAAATCGGTTTAGTcacaaaaaattttaattacctaAAATATACTTGGATTCAGTgggcgtattttctcgatttttcctcgactttggacactcatattattagatatcaacacaatctcgttaaaccatcggttgagccccctgaattggaccttcctctttcgaatgagccctcactcAGCACTAAgtgttctcatataaggacaaataaccgattcccgtaaacccattaataggcccatttttgccggtaatgtcacctcgctgcattactcgtgtctacccccttaaggtgATGCTAGCGTGGAAGTCGAACTTCGAATTCTgcatcggtaaaacagtcaacgtttcatcgaaagtTAGGcggaacagaaactgatttcaacGCCACCTGGATTATCGCATCCAACTCACGGCATACTATGCTACGTCACTTTTCGGatacacctaaatgacacacggatgctacgatagctatattATGTATGTCCCCGccaaagtataaaatacgaTATTGCACACATGACCTAGGAAATATATGAACGACCTAATTCCTCTAGGCAAatgttatatatacattttttgtaatataaaataatcaatGGAAGAATATTCCTACAAATTGAATGTCTAAAGTTAggttttttttacataatatGTCCCGATATTGTACTCCGAATTCCTATAAATCGAATGCCTAATGTTAGTTTATCCTtctgtaacgacccgataagaACCACAGCACctttttttcgtttcatttttataattataatcaaatttttatattttaagttttgtacaaaaatgttttatttaattttcattattcatatccagtatttaatttaatttgtattgtataataatttttgtaataaataattttcatttatcgaTAACTGAGTTTGATAAATAAGTCGATAAGCGTATAGTCGTAAGTAGGCCGATAAAACAGgatatcgataaattatcgacgtgtGACTACAtgtgcgccagcgcaaccccgatGATCTCGCGGTGGGGTGAGAACCTAGAGTAGGGAGGCCGCGTAGATTAAGGAGCAGGTGTACTCGGCCGTCACGTAATGGGGAATTCCAGATACCTGAAGGAGTTCTATAATGAAAAAAGCGCCAAGTCAGCAAAATCTGACTatagaggcgttccacacGATATCAgagcagatcttctctgactTCGGTCAAAgtacagacaacactctggaagtagaggaaagcttgcgctgaattGCTTAGGCAACTATAGAGTGCGAGAATAGCTTGATCCTTCTTTTCCGGTGGTGACGTACGAGACTTCGGATCTGTGGGCACCCTACTcatggtacgcaacgtgttaatcAGGTGTTTCTACTAAGCCATACTCAAgtataaagagctagcgaggagcggagctccttgaaacggcctgtatttaacacagctctggccagtccagaaaccgattgcgacctgtaggcaAAGTCCGCTCGTGTCTGAGGGTACCGTACAAGCCACTGGAGTATAGTTTCCAGTACTTAGCGTAGTTGGCAATTGTACAGAGTGTTGGCTGTATCCGAAGATTAAGCCgcgatattaattatttcatatattaattactaattctaatttcaaatattaaatactaatcatatatttttcactgTATTTCATTATCTAGGGCGtacttattataatttcttactgtattccatATTCTAGCCCGCACTTATTGTACTATCAAcgttgttaattttatatgaagaaacgtattttattattgttaattttatacacAAGAAAAACGTGCCGTTTCACGCGGGAGCACAAACTCTTATAACATCTCACGCCGCTCACGCTACGCGGCGCTCACATACGCAACACTCTCCCAACAACATGCAGTGACGCtcaattaacaaaaatacACTTATACTGCGAATACAGCTAAATTTACTCACAACTCAACACGCCTCCTTAAATTTAGCTTTTCACTGTTTACATCCTTAATTTGGTTTCTTTAATTCAGACATAATCACCCTATTAAATCAAATACAGATTTAAGGCTTCTCTAAACTTCTCGAACTTAATGCGTCCTAACGACTTTGTAAGGATATCTGCAGGATTTTCCTCTGAATCAATTTTAATCACTTCAATTTCTCCATTTAAATaactttcatttataaaatggTGGCGGGTTTCTATATATTTGGATCTTTTAGTTAAATTACCAAATTTACTTATGCTAATTGCACCTGCATTATCCTCACGAATTTGTATCGGATCTTTAATCTCTATTTCaaaatcttttaataattctttaatcaattttacCTCACTCACACATGCAGACAACGCAACATACTCTGCCTCTGTGGACGATTTTGTTACAATATCTTGTTTCTTTGACTTCCAAAATATGGTATTACCATACATTCTTATAATATATCCTGTCGTAGATTTTCTGTCAACAATATCTCCTGCCCAGTCAGCATCCACACAACAATCTATAACATTAGCATTTAAATTCCTTACATACGTTAATTTAAATTCTCTAGTGTAATACAAATACTTTAATATTCTTAAGGCATATCCATAATGGCTTTGGTCGTAAGCAGTTTTGGAACCTACTAAGGTAATTGACACCATAGCAAATATCCGGCCTGGTACTCGAACTTATATATAAAAGTGCTCCTATTAAATTTCTATACTTTATATCACTTGATGCTGACAAGGCAGGTTCACATTTAAGATTTTGCTCCATTGGAGTCGCACATAATTTTGCATCTTCAATTCCATACTTTTTAGCCAACGTTTTAATATAACTTTCCTGATCTAGTGTCATGTTTCCTTTTCCATATTCATAACTAATATTTATGTCCAAATATGTTGTTATTTTGCCCATATCTTTCATTCGAAATCTTACCGCTAACTTCCTTTTAATAGATTCTAATAATTCTCTGTCTTTACTACATATTAATAGATCATCAacaaaaataatcaaataaacCTTCTCGTTATTATTTTGCAGGAAATATAAGCAATAATCTATTTTGCTTCGCTTAAATCCTAATTCTCTCAAATACGCATCTAAACACTCGTACCATGTTCGTGGACTTTCGCGTAGCCCGTACAACGCCTTTTCCAATTTATAAACTCTTCCAGTATTATCGTCATACCCTTGAGGTTGTTTTACATATATCTCGGATTTTATCTTTCCATTTAGAAATGCAGATTCCACATCCATTTGGTCTAGAGTTAACCCCCTTTGAAcacaataatttaataaaatctttaATGTTTGGGTTCTAGCTACTGGAGAATATATATCCTTAATTAATTCCTCTTGTTGGAATCCTCTTACTACTATCCTAGTCTTAAATTTCCCATCCGGTTTTTTTGTATATACCCACTTTAAGTCTAATACTTTTTTATCTTTTGGCTTTTCTACAAACTTCCacgtattatttttatttaaacattcaATCTCTTTATTCATTGCATCCATCCAATTTTCACTGTCCCTACTACTTATCGCTTCATTATAACTTTCCGGGCTATCTATGCTTAcataatttacataaataCAGTTGGTTATTGGATCTCCGTATCTATTAACCAGACCTCTTTTCCTCTCTGATTGTCTAGGTATagtttcattttgattaaacTCCTGTTCGATATTTCCAATAGTCTCCTTTTGGTTAACTTCATTctgttcaatttcattttctattatatcGTGTCCACTAGTTTCATCGTTGTCTTTAAATTCCACTAACCTTACATTTTCCTCTACGATTTCGACATGTTTTGCTAcaattactttattatttaccAAAACCCTATATCCTATTTCTTCGTAGCCGACTAATACTCCCAAATCCGCCTTTCTATCCCATTTACTATTCCTCTTAGTCTCAGGGACTCTTACAAAAACTCTGCTTCCATATAATTTCAAGTTGCTGATGTTGGGCTTTCTTCCCATCATAATTTCATATGGAGTCCTTTTATCCAATGTATTAGCTAACGTTCTATTTTTAAGATACACTGCTGTTTTTACTATCTCTGGCCAAAATCTATTGTGTATTTTTGCATCTGCTAACAAACATCTCGCGGTTTCCATTACCGATCTATTGTAGCGCTCGGCAGTTCCGTTCAGTTCGTGAACATACGGAGGGCATGGCTCGATGTAAATTCCTTTTTCTCTGGCAAAGTTATACATATCCCTATTCAAAAATTCTCTCCCGTTATCACATCTAATTCTCTTAGATAGCCagtaaaattttctaattgatTAACGTAGGTTACAATACAATCATGAACTTCACTTTTCTCTTTAATAGGGTACACTTTTCCCGCTTTACTAAAATCATCGATTAAAactaagaaatatttttctccttTATTTCCTACTGTCTTATGCGGTCCATTTACGTCAGCATGGATAATCTCTCCTATATCCCTCGCCCTATgtctattattttcaaaactaGTATTagtcattttattttgtacgcAAATACCACATTTCAAATACTCGCTCTCTAAATTACTTGGTAGTCCTTCGACTAGATTATTTCGACTTAATATATCcaagtatttaaaatttacgTGTCCTAGCATCCtgtgatatttttctttcagagTCATACCATTATCTACGTTTTCTGTTACATAGTTTTGTTTGCTCTCGAAAATGGTATTTATCTTATACAAATTGTTTACCTTATTCGCAACtgctattaaattattttctttcgtaTAAATCTTTGACGTATTTCCAATTGACACGATCTTAGCTTTATTCGCGATTTTTCCATAACTCATCAAATTCCTGTCCATTtctttaacaaaaaatacatcctttaattcaatttccgTTTCATTATAATTCGTTACAAATTTTGCTTTAATATCTCCTACACTAGTTGCCTTCAATGTTCGACCATCTCCCACTTTAACATTTACCGGATTATctaatttattacattttacaaaatatttatcgtCATTAATAATATGATCGGAACATCCGCTATCTAAAACccattctaatttattttcgcAATTATTCACCTCGACACTATAACCTACTCTATCTTCTACCTCGGTTGATAAGGTCATTGAGTCGTGGCTTGTAGTCTGTCGATCTTGTCGTTGTTGACCAACTCGTCCTCGTTGGCCTGCGCCTCGTCCTCGGTAAGCGCTGTTTCCTCTGCTGTAGCTGCTAACGTCTCGCTGTTGTTGGGGCTGATAACGTGCGCCTCCTCGCGCCTGCCGCTGTTGTCCTCGCGAACCTCTTCACGAATTTCCAGCTCTGTTCTGACTTGTACACTCGTACTGGTAATGGCCGGGTTTTCCGCATTGGAAGCACGTTCtgtctcttttcttttcagctTTAAAAACGTTCATGTTTTCACCAGGGTTTCTTGAGTTTTTATTgtcttccttttctctctcttcgtTCATCTTGATCTTATTAATTACGTATTCGATTGTTCTCTGTCCTTCGGGTAATACGTCGACTAGGTCTCCAATGTGACTTAACGAACTTGGTAAGGTTCTTaacatataatttaatttttctctttcagtCACTGTAGCTCCAGCATTTTTCAATTCAATGATTAGTTTCTCGAAGTCACTATAGAATTCACTCGTTTCACTGTAgtctttcaattttattgtatCCAATTTATTTCTCACACAAATTTGTAGTGCGGTTGACTCCCGCAAATATATTCTATCTagtttcttgaaaatttcaaaacttgtCGTTTCTTCATCCACCAATTCCATTTGTTTATTTGACAAGGCACTGTAGATGTAATTCATCGCCTTTAAATCCTTTTCGTTCCACGTGGCTTCAGTTTCCGTCCCGGCTCTCTCACGCTGTATAACTGTTtcgcattttttcattttcagaaaaatcgtAATTCTCTTCTTCCAGATACTATAGTCTTTCCCATCGAAAATTGGTAGCGTTATTTTACACTCGTCCGCCATGTTGACTTGTCTGTTTTCTCGTTTTGTCTCTTCGATTACTCTAATCAcgtttttcaaatttattatttttctggCAACTTCTACAAAACGTTTTCCAAGTTTTCCTTCTTCCACTATAACTTTACTCTTATTTACTAA
This region of Osmia bicornis bicornis chromosome 5, iOsmBic2.1, whole genome shotgun sequence genomic DNA includes:
- the LOC114882578 gene encoding uncharacterized protein LOC114882578; the protein is MLKIGIKKNLEQKQATEENIHTALQQLLLHYRTTVHANTNVSPAEVMFSRKIRTRLDLVLSAKQQPRSDVNTDKRVRELERGERVQCRNYFGSKKWCFGAVKQRIRKLNYEIALDDGRTWRRHINQIRKIGRGTQVQANDDWNFDYKPPEDPETAQPQSEEQNGPQDPPEQMRDTGTLERHMQNRRPPQRYGDVYVH